The following are encoded in a window of Geobacter metallireducens GS-15 genomic DNA:
- a CDS encoding AAA family ATPase: protein MNLAKRAEMLHVIDTLATHYLKGKVRAVRLSVIALLSGGHILLEDIPGLGKTTLALALAKALGLSFGRVQCTSDLLPTDITGLSIFNREESRFTFVSGPIFNNVVLVDEINRAMPKTQSALLEAMEERKVTVEGTTHHLPGPFLVIATQNPVEQVGTYPLPESQLDRFMVRSGIGYPPDIIEKAIIKGGSIRDGIQSLEPLVSANDIAEAQRAVKEGVYLSDTVVDYLYTIVAATRNHPAISSGISTRGAIGMAETAKAHAYLEGRDYVIPEDVKAIAVPVGAHRLILTMENENLDKGELLNAVLNAIPVPLA from the coding sequence ATGAATCTTGCAAAACGGGCCGAGATGCTCCATGTCATCGATACCCTGGCCACCCATTACCTGAAGGGAAAGGTGCGGGCGGTTCGGCTCTCGGTCATCGCCCTTCTTTCCGGCGGGCACATCCTTCTTGAGGACATTCCCGGCCTCGGCAAGACCACCCTGGCGCTGGCCCTGGCCAAAGCGTTGGGGCTCTCTTTCGGCCGGGTCCAGTGCACGAGCGACCTCCTTCCCACCGACATCACGGGGCTTTCCATCTTCAATCGCGAAGAGAGTCGGTTCACCTTTGTCTCGGGGCCGATTTTCAACAACGTGGTGCTTGTGGACGAGATCAACCGGGCCATGCCCAAAACCCAGAGCGCACTTCTGGAGGCCATGGAAGAGCGGAAAGTGACCGTGGAAGGGACGACCCATCATCTGCCGGGACCGTTTCTTGTTATAGCCACCCAGAACCCTGTGGAGCAGGTGGGAACCTATCCGCTTCCCGAGTCCCAGCTCGACCGGTTCATGGTCAGAAGCGGTATTGGCTATCCCCCCGACATCATCGAGAAGGCGATTATCAAGGGAGGGAGTATCCGGGATGGGATCCAGAGCCTTGAACCGCTCGTTTCGGCTAATGACATCGCCGAGGCCCAGCGTGCCGTGAAGGAAGGGGTCTATCTCTCTGACACCGTCGTTGATTACCTCTACACCATCGTTGCCGCCACCCGAAACCATCCCGCTATCTCCTCGGGGATCTCCACCCGGGGGGCCATCGGCATGGCCGAAACCGCCAAGGCGCATGCCTACCTGGAGGGGCGAGACTACGTCATTCCCGAGGATGTGAAGGCCATTGCCGTACCAGTGGGTGCCCACCGCCTCATCCTCACCATGGAGAACGAGAACCTGGACAAGGGGGAGCTATTAAACGCCGTCCTGAACGCCATCCCGGTTCCGCTGGCCTGA
- a CDS encoding DUF58 domain-containing protein — MTVSGILGWLNIRYLDVAVRLPDEIYDGQETYVTLMVENRKRLLPSFLLRIGVEEAHADFHLVERSATESGTLAMTFKGRGRKELIQAVVSSPFPINFFIRSTTLPLDARCIVFPRPRPCGPPEGPADARSRGAARSVGRGYEGEMETIADYTGVEPLKLIHWRLSARHENLKVKRLTSLADVPLMIDVAQLPGQSLDERLSCGAWIVNRSIRVNRPVGLITGTKVIGPDTSRLHRLKLLTELALHGSC, encoded by the coding sequence ATGACCGTCTCCGGGATCCTCGGTTGGCTCAATATCCGGTATCTGGACGTTGCGGTCCGTCTCCCCGATGAGATCTACGACGGCCAGGAGACCTACGTGACGCTCATGGTGGAAAACCGTAAGCGGTTGCTCCCCTCGTTTCTGTTGCGGATTGGAGTGGAAGAGGCCCACGCCGATTTTCACCTGGTGGAGCGGAGTGCCACCGAATCCGGCACCCTGGCGATGACGTTTAAGGGGAGGGGGCGGAAAGAACTCATTCAGGCTGTGGTCAGTTCACCGTTCCCGATAAATTTCTTTATCAGGAGCACGACGCTCCCGCTTGATGCCCGCTGCATCGTCTTTCCCCGGCCCCGCCCCTGCGGGCCGCCGGAAGGTCCGGCAGATGCGCGGAGCAGGGGGGCCGCCCGGAGCGTCGGACGGGGCTATGAGGGGGAAATGGAGACCATCGCCGACTACACGGGTGTCGAACCGCTGAAACTGATCCATTGGCGCCTCTCGGCCCGCCACGAGAATCTCAAGGTGAAGCGGTTGACCTCCCTGGCCGACGTCCCTCTCATGATCGATGTTGCACAACTCCCGGGCCAGAGTCTGGACGAGAGGCTTTCGTGCGGAGCCTGGATCGTGAATCGCTCCATCAGGGTAAACCGTCCGGTGGGGCTTATCACCGGCACTAAGGTTATCGGACCCGACACCTCCCGATTGCACCGACTCAAGCTCCTCACGGAACTCGCTCTCCATGGTTCCTGTTAG